A stretch of the Archangium violaceum genome encodes the following:
- a CDS encoding carboxypeptidase-like regulatory domain-containing protein — protein sequence MRNPRALLLTLLGLTGCLPIPNRVPLHPDIQGRVIAQSDGRPITGAEIVMEIHSDREASFRTSTNETGEFHFARRTQLRAWVRLADAPMCSTRLTISVPGHEPWSCQWMSNPSSSWSGVEAIRGLVD from the coding sequence ATGAGAAATCCGCGCGCGCTCCTTTTGACACTCCTCGGCCTGACAGGCTGCCTGCCCATCCCGAATCGCGTCCCGCTGCACCCGGACATCCAGGGAAGGGTGATTGCCCAATCGGATGGTCGTCCCATCACCGGCGCGGAGATTGTCATGGAGATCCACTCCGACCGCGAAGCCTCATTCCGAACGAGCACGAATGAAACGGGTGAATTCCACTTCGCGAGACGCACGCAGCTGCGCGCGTGGGTGCGTCTGGCCGACGCGCCGATGTGCTCGACCCGGCTGACGATCTCCGTGCCAGGCCATGAACCCTGGAGCTGTCAGTGGATGAGCAACCCCTCCTCGTCATGGAGTGGAGTCGAAGCGATACGCGGTCTCGTCGATTGA
- a CDS encoding SDR family oxidoreductase: MAQKNPREAGPKPPLPGQEQSHPGLETEMTPEPDYGLTSYKGLGRLKDRVALVTGGDSGIGRAVCLAFAREGADVAFAYLNEDPDAEVTRRVVEDSGHQVLSLKGDLTDESVCRRIIEDTVKRFGRIDVLVNNAAFQGEKVEKFEELTAERIERAFRTNILAMFHLVRYALPHMKPGSSIINVASIQAYQPSPGILDYAATKGAIVTFTKGLAQELIERGIRVNAVAPGPVWTPLIPQSFDAEKVKKFGQQSPMGRAAQPVELSPSFVFLASNESTYVNGEILGVTGGQVLA; this comes from the coding sequence ATGGCTCAGAAGAATCCCCGCGAAGCAGGACCCAAGCCTCCTCTGCCCGGCCAGGAGCAGTCGCACCCTGGCCTCGAGACGGAGATGACGCCCGAGCCGGACTACGGCCTCACTTCCTACAAGGGGCTCGGCCGGCTGAAGGACAGGGTGGCGCTCGTCACCGGTGGAGACAGCGGCATTGGCCGCGCGGTGTGCCTGGCCTTCGCTCGCGAGGGCGCCGACGTGGCCTTCGCCTACCTCAACGAGGATCCGGACGCCGAGGTGACCCGGCGTGTCGTGGAGGACTCGGGACACCAGGTGCTCTCCCTCAAGGGAGACCTCACCGATGAGAGCGTCTGCCGGCGCATCATCGAGGACACGGTGAAGCGTTTCGGCCGCATCGACGTGCTCGTCAACAACGCGGCCTTCCAGGGCGAGAAGGTGGAGAAGTTCGAGGAGCTCACGGCCGAGCGCATCGAGCGCGCCTTCCGCACCAACATCCTCGCGATGTTCCACCTGGTGCGCTACGCGCTGCCACACATGAAGCCCGGCTCCTCCATCATCAACGTGGCCTCCATCCAGGCCTACCAGCCGTCGCCGGGCATCCTCGACTACGCGGCCACGAAGGGCGCCATCGTCACCTTCACCAAGGGGCTGGCGCAGGAGCTCATCGAACGCGGCATCCGCGTCAACGCCGTGGCCCCGGGCCCCGTGTGGACGCCGCTCATCCCGCAGTCCTTCGATGCAGAGAAGGTGAAGAAGTTCGGCCAGCAGTCGCCCATGGGCCGGGCCGCGCAGCCGGTGGAGCTGTCGCCCTCGTTCGTGTTTCTCGCCTCGAACGAGTCGACCTACGTCAACGGTGAAATCCTCGGCGTCACCGGCGGTCAGGTGCTCGCCTGA
- a CDS encoding L,D-transpeptidase family protein — MTADSTGSSTPPIAALRNERFASQPDLTGVLAGKATLGTGAKGPGVRAVQQALADMGFSLHGGADGAFGPQSAKAVRNFQTHARSAFPEVQPTGVVDAATLRALDALAPAPGQRSQTQHLPAPRYKGTPVRVVVVKDEHRTYLFDPQGQLQGLFGNAVGARHTKTDSGLKKVTGKLNEAQAHALGKKLWGGPVFGPRLIDLSWADGSRSGEELHGTNAPAQLGQDVSHGCIRHDDAAILALYDALQVGDMVAIVDSVNDPHLGAAPTTPTEKPDLSGAVAARK, encoded by the coding sequence ATGACCGCTGATTCCACTGGCTCCTCGACGCCCCCCATCGCCGCGCTGCGCAACGAACGCTTCGCCAGCCAACCGGACCTGACGGGCGTACTCGCGGGAAAAGCCACACTCGGCACGGGTGCCAAGGGGCCCGGCGTGCGCGCCGTACAGCAGGCCCTGGCCGACATGGGCTTCAGCCTGCATGGAGGCGCGGATGGCGCCTTCGGCCCGCAGTCCGCCAAGGCGGTACGCAACTTCCAGACACACGCCCGCTCGGCCTTCCCCGAAGTGCAACCCACCGGCGTGGTGGATGCCGCCACCCTGCGGGCCCTGGATGCGCTCGCCCCGGCACCGGGACAGCGGAGCCAGACCCAGCACCTCCCGGCGCCGCGCTACAAGGGCACGCCCGTGCGCGTCGTCGTGGTGAAGGACGAGCACCGGACCTACCTCTTCGACCCCCAGGGCCAGCTCCAGGGTCTCTTCGGCAACGCGGTGGGCGCTCGCCACACGAAGACGGACTCCGGATTGAAGAAGGTGACGGGCAAGCTCAACGAGGCGCAGGCGCACGCCCTGGGCAAGAAGTTGTGGGGTGGCCCCGTCTTCGGGCCCCGCCTCATCGACCTCTCGTGGGCGGATGGCTCGCGCTCGGGAGAGGAGCTCCACGGCACCAACGCTCCCGCCCAGCTCGGCCAGGATGTCTCGCACGGGTGCATCCGCCACGATGATGCCGCCATCCTCGCCCTCTACGACGCGCTCCAGGTGGGGGACATGGTCGCCATTGTCGACAGCGTCAACGACCCGCACCTGGGCGCGGCGCCCACGACCCCGACGGAGAAACCCGATCTCTCGGGCGCGGTGGCCGCGCGTAAGTAG
- a CDS encoding glycosyltransferase, with amino-acid sequence MAGRVLHLAAGNLYGGVETFLVTLARSPRRLEHRFALFFEGRLASELRAAGADVEVLGAARLGRPWTLVGPQLRLRRLLSTWRPDLVLSHSTWLKLVAAPALTGYRQALFVHGQMDRHNRLDALTARFPPRALLANSEFSAASASALMPRLTPLVAGCPVEDRTPKEPGVRQAVRQELGVAEATTVILQVSRMEPGKGHALLVEALARLERDGAWECWLVGGAQRPEEQSYLERLRAQVAERGLTERVRFLGQRSDIPRLLTGADVFCHPNVVPEGFGIVFIEAMYAGLPVLTTDIGGAREIVDEHCGARVQPRADAVTEVLARWVADPGVRQALGRAGRQRAERLCLPSIRVGLVEDTLERAMRS; translated from the coding sequence GTGGCGGGCCGAGTGCTTCATCTGGCGGCGGGAAACCTGTACGGAGGCGTGGAGACCTTCCTCGTCACGCTGGCGCGCTCGCCCCGGCGGCTGGAGCACCGCTTCGCGCTGTTCTTCGAGGGCCGACTGGCCTCGGAGCTGCGGGCCGCGGGAGCCGACGTGGAGGTGCTCGGCGCGGCGCGGCTGGGGCGCCCCTGGACGCTCGTCGGGCCCCAGCTCCGGCTGCGCCGGCTGCTGAGCACGTGGCGCCCGGACCTGGTGCTCTCCCACTCCACGTGGCTGAAGCTCGTCGCGGCTCCGGCGCTGACCGGTTACCGGCAGGCTCTCTTCGTGCACGGGCAGATGGACCGTCACAACCGGCTGGACGCGCTGACGGCCCGCTTCCCTCCGCGAGCCCTCCTGGCCAACTCGGAGTTCTCGGCCGCGTCCGCCTCCGCTCTCATGCCCCGGCTCACGCCGCTCGTCGCCGGCTGCCCCGTCGAGGACCGAACCCCGAAGGAGCCCGGGGTACGTCAGGCGGTCCGCCAGGAGCTGGGTGTGGCCGAGGCAACGACGGTCATCCTCCAGGTGAGTCGGATGGAGCCGGGCAAGGGGCACGCGCTCCTGGTGGAGGCGCTCGCGCGGCTGGAACGTGACGGGGCCTGGGAGTGCTGGCTGGTGGGCGGCGCCCAGCGTCCCGAGGAGCAGTCCTACCTGGAGCGCCTGCGGGCCCAGGTGGCCGAACGTGGACTGACGGAGCGGGTGCGCTTCCTCGGCCAGCGCTCCGACATCCCCCGGCTGCTCACCGGCGCGGACGTGTTCTGCCACCCCAATGTCGTGCCCGAGGGTTTCGGCATCGTCTTCATCGAGGCGATGTACGCGGGCCTCCCCGTGCTGACGACGGACATCGGAGGGGCCCGGGAGATCGTCGACGAGCACTGTGGGGCCCGGGTGCAGCCCCGTGCGGACGCGGTCACCGAGGTGCTCGCGCGCTGGGTGGCTGACCCCGGCGTGAGACAGGCCCTGGGACGCGCGGGACGCCAGCGGGCCGAGCGTCTCTGCCTTCCCTCCATCCGGGTGGGCCTGGTGGAAGACACCCTCGAGCGAGCGATGCGGTCCTGA
- a CDS encoding GNAT family N-acetyltransferase: MSTETDPILYRETTPLLVPQVTLEGLAVRLEPLAMSHAPALAAVAEPDIFENFNTVLRTLQDMESYISDALEATARGVERPFVIIEKQTGSPVGSTRYLDIQRKHRTLEIGSTWLAKRVWRSRVNTECKYLLLRHAFEELKVMRVQLKTDRRNARSRAAIERLGARFEGILRQHMLVRGGVVRDTAYYGIIDGEWPEVKARLERMLAER, translated from the coding sequence ATGAGCACCGAGACCGATCCCATCCTCTACCGTGAGACCACGCCCCTCCTCGTCCCGCAGGTGACGCTGGAGGGGCTCGCGGTGCGCCTGGAGCCGTTGGCGATGAGCCATGCGCCCGCCCTGGCCGCCGTGGCCGAGCCCGACATCTTCGAGAACTTCAACACGGTGCTGCGCACGCTCCAGGACATGGAGTCGTACATCTCCGACGCGCTGGAGGCGACGGCGCGCGGAGTGGAGCGGCCCTTCGTCATCATCGAGAAGCAGACGGGCTCGCCGGTGGGCAGCACGCGCTACCTGGACATCCAGCGCAAGCACCGCACGCTGGAGATCGGCAGCACGTGGTTGGCGAAGCGGGTCTGGCGCTCGCGGGTGAACACCGAGTGCAAGTACCTGCTGCTGCGGCACGCCTTCGAGGAGCTGAAGGTGATGCGGGTGCAGCTCAAGACGGACCGGCGCAACGCGCGCTCGCGGGCGGCCATCGAGCGCCTCGGCGCGCGCTTCGAGGGCATCCTCCGCCAGCACATGCTGGTGCGTGGCGGCGTGGTGCGCGATACGGCCTACTACGGCATCATCGACGGCGAATGGCCCGAGGTGAAGGCGCGGCTGGAGCGGATGCTGGCCGAGCGCTGA
- a CDS encoding DUF1826 domain-containing protein codes for MPLPATRQPPPSFVTVEQVADLTAIFEEHLNVCVWERPADAVLSYWLEEVCATHRFLQVRETRVGDAELGGVLAPLPDSPGRERFRQELAGLVELYADLFGAERVGVRLGTLDAPMCPRFHVDRVGVRLLCTYTGAGTEYLDEADVQHSPLDARPGAVTRRMAPFAVGLLKGEAWPGNEGHGAVHRSPPGSELRLLLSLDLL; via the coding sequence ATGCCCTTGCCCGCCACCCGTCAACCTCCTCCCTCCTTCGTCACCGTGGAGCAGGTCGCCGACCTGACCGCCATCTTCGAGGAGCACCTCAACGTCTGTGTCTGGGAGCGCCCGGCGGACGCGGTGCTGTCGTACTGGCTGGAGGAGGTGTGCGCTACGCACCGCTTCCTCCAGGTGCGGGAGACGCGCGTGGGAGACGCGGAGCTGGGCGGCGTGCTGGCCCCGTTGCCCGATTCACCGGGACGTGAGCGTTTCCGCCAGGAGTTGGCGGGGCTGGTGGAGCTGTACGCGGACCTCTTCGGTGCGGAGCGGGTGGGCGTGCGGCTGGGCACGTTGGATGCCCCCATGTGCCCCCGCTTCCATGTGGACCGGGTGGGCGTGCGGCTGCTGTGTACCTATACGGGTGCTGGCACCGAGTATCTCGACGAGGCGGATGTGCAGCACTCCCCGCTGGACGCGCGCCCGGGTGCCGTGACGCGGAGGATGGCTCCATTCGCCGTGGGGCTCCTCAAGGGAGAGGCCTGGCCCGGCAACGAGGGGCATGGCGCGGTGCACCGCTCGCCGCCCGGCTCCGAGCTCCGGCTGCTCCTCTCCCTGGACCTGCTCTAG